The following coding sequences are from one Microbacterium sp. SORGH_AS_0969 window:
- a CDS encoding PucR family transcriptional regulator — MSDRRESEIHRTNRPVVEDSGLPTLAEALDMPGLAQGMPEVLAGEEALGSRVRWVHVSDSPGVGRLLDGGELLLTTASAWPEHPDDLRALVADFAAAGLVGIVIELGAHYRYVPAVVVDAARSAGLVLIALHREVKFVAVTEQVHRRIIDDQTAALRARDEVRSLFTDLALRGAPADYVVERLARTLRAPVILESLAHEVVVADLAGADHVVLEGWQERSRLSGRVPDDSRTIVPVQARGTRWGSLVALAGPAHPAGRLAVLEQGATALALGRLADPAGEDWVHLGRRRLVDDLVADRYGSLPEAAVRLSAAGLLSEGMAMLGLAVSGAGAATIEAAAAEVCARALCGTPRRADEPAEGWMPVLLALPSTTTLAGATVDRFLAALRTGGRVRLVVGPRVDPAAPEDMLVRTLDSAHEALDLAESGEMGESGVMWVRRHPLRRFVAALRGDHRLLAHAESMLAPLLDLPAARRDDLLDALAAVVAHPGNRTAAATAAHVSRSVFYQRLDALEEILGVRLDDGEVLAALHLAVAVHRAHAS, encoded by the coding sequence GTGTCTGATCGTCGCGAATCCGAGATCCATCGGACAAATCGTCCGGTCGTCGAGGACTCCGGTCTCCCGACGCTCGCCGAGGCTCTGGACATGCCGGGTCTCGCCCAGGGGATGCCGGAGGTGCTGGCCGGAGAAGAGGCCCTCGGCTCACGGGTCCGCTGGGTGCACGTCTCGGACAGCCCCGGAGTCGGTCGCCTGCTGGACGGGGGAGAGCTGCTGCTCACCACGGCCTCCGCGTGGCCCGAGCACCCCGACGACCTGCGCGCCCTCGTCGCGGATTTCGCGGCGGCAGGGTTGGTGGGCATCGTCATCGAGTTGGGGGCGCACTATCGCTACGTGCCGGCGGTCGTCGTGGACGCGGCGCGCTCCGCCGGTCTCGTGCTCATCGCCCTGCACCGCGAGGTCAAGTTCGTCGCCGTCACCGAGCAGGTGCACCGACGGATCATCGACGATCAGACGGCGGCCCTCCGCGCCCGCGACGAGGTGCGGAGCCTGTTCACCGACCTCGCCCTCCGCGGTGCGCCCGCCGATTACGTGGTGGAGCGCCTCGCGCGCACCCTGCGCGCTCCGGTGATCCTCGAGTCGCTCGCGCACGAGGTGGTCGTCGCCGACCTCGCGGGCGCCGACCACGTCGTTCTCGAGGGGTGGCAGGAACGCTCGCGGCTGTCCGGACGCGTTCCCGACGATTCCCGCACCATCGTTCCCGTGCAGGCGCGCGGCACGCGCTGGGGTTCGCTCGTCGCCCTGGCGGGTCCCGCCCACCCGGCCGGACGCCTCGCGGTGCTCGAGCAGGGGGCCACCGCTCTCGCTCTGGGGCGGCTCGCCGACCCCGCGGGCGAGGACTGGGTGCATCTCGGGCGCCGCCGCCTCGTCGACGATCTCGTCGCCGACCGCTACGGATCCCTCCCCGAGGCCGCGGTGCGACTCTCGGCTGCCGGGCTGCTGTCGGAGGGGATGGCGATGCTGGGCCTCGCCGTGAGCGGGGCCGGCGCAGCCACCATCGAAGCCGCGGCGGCCGAGGTCTGCGCGCGCGCCCTCTGCGGCACCCCACGCCGCGCCGACGAGCCGGCCGAGGGATGGATGCCGGTGCTCCTGGCCCTCCCGTCCACGACCACTCTCGCGGGGGCGACGGTCGACCGCTTCCTCGCGGCACTGCGCACCGGCGGTCGGGTGCGCCTGGTCGTGGGACCGCGGGTCGATCCGGCCGCCCCCGAGGACATGCTCGTCCGGACGCTCGATTCGGCGCACGAGGCTCTCGACCTCGCCGAGTCGGGGGAGATGGGCGAGTCGGGCGTGATGTGGGTGCGGCGGCATCCGCTTCGACGGTTCGTGGCGGCGCTGCGGGGCGACCATCGCCTGCTCGCCCACGCCGAGTCGATGCTCGCGCCCCTCCTCGACCTTCCCGCCGCGCGACGGGACGATCTCCTCGACGCCCTCGCCGCGGTGGTGGCCCACCCCGGCAATCGCACGGCGGCGGCGACCGCGGCGCACGTGTCGCGGTCGGTCTTCTACCAGCGTCTCGACGCCCTCGAAGAGATCCTCGGAGTGCGCCTCGACGACGGTGAGGTGCTCGCCGCCCTCCACCTCGCCGTCGCCGTGCATCGCGCGCACGCCTCGTGA
- a CDS encoding CoA-acylating methylmalonate-semialdehyde dehydrogenase: MTLIRHHIAGAAHGTDARTGNVFDPATGQVQARVAFATTAEVDEAIAAAKAALPAWRATSLIKRADVFFRLRHLLVERTDELAAIITAEHGKVLSDAKGEISRGIENVEFAAGLVHLLKGEHAEQVSRGVDVHSVKQPVGVVAAITPFNFPVMVPLWMTASAIACGNTVVLKPSEKDPSASLFLAKLFEEAGLPAGVLNVVHGDKVAVDALLDSPDVRAVSFVGSTPIAKSIYSRAAENGKRVQALGGAKNHMVVMPDADLDSAADAAVSAAYGSAGERCMAVSVLVAVGDDVADSLVEKVASRIEGLKIGPGTDAASEMGPLITREQRDKVASYVTGAAAEGAEVVVDGTTQQFEGDGFFIGVSLVDRVAPGMKVYDDEIFGPVLSVVRVKTYDEAVELINSSPFANGTAVFTRDGGTARQFEFDIEVGMVGVNVPIPVPVGAFSFGGWRNSLFGDSHIYGPESIHFYTRSKVVTTRWPDPSESQISLGFPSNH; this comes from the coding sequence ATGACCCTGATCCGCCACCACATCGCCGGAGCCGCGCACGGTACCGACGCACGGACGGGAAACGTCTTCGACCCCGCGACCGGTCAGGTGCAGGCGCGCGTCGCGTTCGCCACCACCGCCGAGGTCGACGAGGCCATCGCCGCCGCGAAGGCGGCGCTCCCCGCGTGGCGGGCGACGAGTCTGATCAAGCGCGCCGACGTGTTCTTCCGCCTCCGCCACCTCCTCGTCGAGCGCACCGACGAGCTCGCGGCGATCATCACCGCCGAACACGGCAAAGTGCTCTCGGATGCCAAGGGCGAGATCAGCCGCGGCATCGAGAACGTCGAGTTCGCCGCCGGTCTCGTGCACCTGCTCAAGGGCGAGCACGCCGAGCAGGTCAGCCGCGGCGTCGACGTGCACTCGGTGAAGCAGCCGGTGGGCGTGGTGGCGGCCATCACCCCGTTCAACTTCCCGGTCATGGTGCCGCTGTGGATGACGGCATCCGCCATCGCCTGCGGCAACACGGTCGTGCTGAAGCCGAGCGAGAAGGACCCGTCGGCGTCGCTGTTCCTCGCGAAGCTGTTCGAGGAGGCCGGGCTTCCCGCCGGTGTGCTGAACGTCGTGCACGGCGACAAGGTCGCCGTCGACGCGCTCCTGGACTCCCCCGACGTCCGCGCCGTGAGCTTCGTCGGCTCCACGCCGATCGCGAAGTCCATCTACTCGCGCGCCGCCGAGAACGGCAAGCGCGTGCAGGCCCTCGGCGGCGCGAAGAACCACATGGTCGTCATGCCCGACGCCGACCTCGACTCCGCCGCCGACGCCGCCGTCTCGGCCGCCTACGGCTCCGCCGGCGAGCGCTGCATGGCCGTGTCGGTGCTGGTCGCGGTGGGCGACGACGTCGCCGACTCGCTGGTGGAGAAGGTGGCATCCCGCATCGAGGGCCTCAAGATCGGACCCGGGACGGATGCCGCGAGCGAGATGGGTCCGCTCATCACGCGCGAGCAGCGCGACAAGGTCGCCTCGTACGTCACGGGAGCGGCGGCCGAGGGCGCCGAGGTCGTCGTCGACGGAACGACGCAGCAGTTCGAGGGCGACGGCTTCTTCATCGGCGTCTCGCTCGTGGACCGCGTGGCCCCCGGCATGAAGGTGTACGACGACGAGATCTTCGGACCCGTGCTCTCGGTGGTGCGCGTCAAGACGTACGACGAGGCCGTGGAGCTCATCAACTCCAGCCCCTTCGCCAACGGCACCGCCGTCTTCACGCGCGACGGCGGCACCGCCCGCCAGTTCGAGTTCGACATCGAGGTCGGTATGGTCGGCGTGAACGTGCCGATCCCGGTTCCGGTCGGGGCGTTCTCGTTCGGCGGCTGGCGCAACTCGCTCTTCGGCGACTCACACATCTACGGGCCGGAATCGATCCACTTCTACACCCGCAGCAAGGTCGTGACAACGCGCTGGCCCGACCCGAGCGAGAGCCAGATCAGCCTCGGGTTCCCGAGCAACCACTGA
- a CDS encoding aspartate aminotransferase family protein, which translates to MTLTSPDLDTDARVRANDRGHVFHSWSAQALIDPLPVAGGSGATFWDYAGNSYLDFSSQLVNLNLGHQHPDLVAAIQRQAGELATIQPAMANDVRGELARRIAEVAPEGMSKVFFTNGGADANENAVRMARLVTGKRKVLAMYRSYHGNTSTAITLTGDPRRWANEPADASVVHFFGPYAYRSAFHAADEAEETARALEHLEQTIILEGASTIGAIILETVVGTNGVLVPPPGYLPGVRALCDKYGIVYIADEVMVGFGRIGEWFAVDAFDVVPDLITFAKGVNSGYVPLGGVVISDAIAAHFDTVAFPGGLTYSGHPLACAPGVATFEVFRRDGILERVRDLGERVVEPRLRAMAERHPSVGEVRGRGLFWAIELVRDRETREPLVPFNAAGPSAAPMTAFAAACKKAGLWPFTHFNRVHVAPPLVITEEELVRGLDIIDEALTVADEAAAS; encoded by the coding sequence ATGACCCTCACCTCCCCCGACCTCGACACCGACGCCCGGGTCCGCGCGAACGACCGCGGCCACGTCTTCCACTCCTGGAGCGCCCAGGCGCTCATCGACCCGCTGCCGGTCGCGGGAGGTTCGGGCGCGACGTTCTGGGACTACGCCGGCAACAGCTACCTCGACTTCTCGTCGCAGCTGGTGAACCTCAACCTCGGGCACCAGCATCCCGATCTCGTCGCCGCGATCCAGCGGCAGGCGGGCGAGCTCGCCACCATCCAGCCCGCGATGGCGAACGACGTGCGCGGCGAACTCGCCCGGCGCATCGCCGAGGTCGCCCCCGAGGGCATGTCGAAGGTCTTCTTCACCAACGGCGGGGCGGATGCCAACGAGAACGCGGTCCGCATGGCGCGGCTGGTCACGGGCAAGCGCAAGGTGCTCGCGATGTACCGCAGCTACCACGGCAACACCTCCACCGCGATCACCCTGACCGGTGACCCGCGCCGCTGGGCGAACGAGCCCGCCGACGCCTCGGTCGTGCACTTCTTCGGTCCGTACGCCTACCGCTCCGCGTTTCACGCGGCGGACGAGGCCGAGGAGACGGCCCGGGCACTGGAGCACCTCGAGCAGACGATCATCCTCGAGGGGGCGTCGACGATCGGCGCGATCATCCTCGAGACCGTGGTCGGCACGAACGGTGTGCTCGTGCCGCCGCCGGGTTACCTGCCCGGCGTCCGCGCCCTGTGCGACAAGTACGGCATCGTCTACATCGCCGACGAGGTCATGGTCGGCTTCGGGCGCATCGGCGAGTGGTTCGCGGTCGACGCGTTCGACGTGGTCCCCGACCTCATCACCTTCGCCAAGGGCGTGAACTCGGGCTACGTCCCGCTCGGTGGCGTCGTCATCTCCGACGCGATCGCGGCGCACTTCGACACCGTGGCCTTCCCCGGCGGCCTCACCTACTCGGGTCACCCGCTCGCGTGCGCGCCCGGCGTGGCCACGTTCGAGGTGTTCCGGCGCGACGGGATCCTCGAGCGGGTGCGGGACCTCGGCGAACGCGTCGTCGAACCGCGTCTGCGGGCCATGGCCGAACGGCATCCGTCCGTCGGAGAGGTTCGCGGGCGCGGGCTCTTCTGGGCGATCGAACTCGTGCGCGATCGCGAGACGCGTGAGCCGCTCGTCCCCTTCAACGCGGCGGGGCCCTCGGCGGCGCCCATGACGGCGTTCGCGGCGGCGTGCAAGAAGGCGGGCCTCTGGCCGTTCACGCACTTCAACCGCGTGCACGTCGCCCCTCCCCTCGTCATCACGGAGGAGGAGCTGGTCCGCGGCCTCGACATCATCGACGAGGCGCTCACGGTGGCCGACGAGGCAGCGGCATCGTGA
- a CDS encoding aminobutyraldehyde dehydrogenase: protein MRVLHNVIGGESVASEGTLLDLISPVTGEVYAQAPVSTDEEVDAAVAAAAAAFPAWKRATPAQRQLALFRLADALEARAEEFADLESEDTGKPRATLVADEIVQSVDQLRFFAGAARELNGRAAAEYAEGFTSYVRREPIGVVAQVTPWNYPLNMAVWKIGPAIAAGNTVVLKPSETTPQTTVLLAEIAAEILPPGVFNVVLGDRDTGRALVEHPTPQLVAITGSVRAGMQVAASAAQGLKRVHLELGGKAPAIVFPDADLEAAASGIAEAAFFNAGQDCTAATRLLVHSSLHDAFVERLVAYVEQNVRVGAPDDPDAFFGPVNNPDQLARVEGFIDRLPAHARVATGGTRVGNTGCFFAPTVVTGLRQDDELVQQEVFGPVLAVQSFETEEEALELANGVPYALAASVWTRDNGRSLRLSRDLDFGCVWINAHIPFVSDMPHGGFKHSGYGKDLSIYGFEDYTRLKHVMASLA from the coding sequence GTGAGAGTGCTCCACAACGTGATCGGCGGCGAGTCGGTCGCATCCGAGGGCACCCTGCTCGACCTCATCAGCCCGGTCACGGGCGAGGTCTACGCGCAGGCCCCGGTCTCGACGGACGAGGAGGTGGATGCCGCCGTCGCCGCCGCCGCGGCCGCGTTCCCGGCGTGGAAGCGCGCGACGCCGGCCCAACGTCAGCTCGCGCTGTTCCGCCTCGCGGACGCTCTCGAGGCCCGCGCGGAGGAGTTCGCCGATCTCGAGTCGGAGGACACCGGGAAGCCGCGCGCCACCCTCGTCGCCGACGAGATCGTGCAGTCGGTCGACCAGCTGCGCTTCTTCGCGGGTGCCGCTCGCGAGCTGAACGGTCGAGCCGCAGCGGAGTACGCCGAGGGATTCACCTCGTACGTGCGGCGCGAGCCGATCGGCGTCGTGGCGCAGGTGACGCCGTGGAACTATCCGCTGAACATGGCCGTATGGAAGATCGGCCCCGCGATCGCCGCCGGCAACACGGTGGTGCTCAAGCCCAGCGAGACGACCCCGCAGACCACGGTGCTGCTGGCCGAGATCGCCGCGGAGATCCTGCCGCCGGGGGTCTTCAACGTCGTCCTCGGCGACCGCGACACCGGCCGGGCGCTCGTCGAGCATCCGACGCCGCAGCTCGTCGCGATCACCGGGTCCGTCCGCGCCGGGATGCAGGTCGCGGCCTCGGCCGCACAGGGCCTCAAGCGCGTGCACCTCGAGCTCGGCGGCAAGGCGCCCGCGATCGTCTTTCCGGACGCCGACCTCGAGGCCGCGGCATCCGGAATCGCCGAGGCCGCGTTCTTCAACGCCGGACAGGACTGCACGGCGGCCACGCGCCTGCTCGTGCACTCGTCGCTGCACGATGCGTTCGTGGAGCGCCTCGTCGCGTATGTCGAGCAGAACGTCCGCGTCGGAGCCCCGGACGATCCGGACGCGTTCTTCGGGCCGGTGAACAACCCCGACCAGCTGGCGCGCGTGGAGGGCTTCATCGATCGACTCCCCGCGCACGCGCGGGTCGCGACCGGCGGTACGCGCGTCGGCAACACCGGATGCTTCTTCGCGCCGACCGTCGTCACGGGTCTTCGTCAGGACGACGAACTCGTGCAGCAGGAGGTCTTCGGGCCTGTTCTCGCGGTGCAGTCGTTCGAGACCGAGGAGGAGGCTCTCGAGCTCGCGAACGGCGTGCCGTACGCCCTCGCCGCCTCGGTCTGGACGCGCGACAACGGCCGTTCGCTGCGGTTGAGTCGCGACCTCGACTTCGGGTGCGTCTGGATCAACGCGCACATCCCGTTCGTCTCGGACATGCCGCACGGCGGGTTCAAGCACTCCGGATACGGCAAAGACCTGTCGATCTACGGCTTCGAGGACTACACGCGTCTCAAGCACGTCATGGCGAGCTTGGCGTAG
- a CDS encoding Lrp/AsnC family transcriptional regulator, which translates to MSSATDRSVTLDRVSKAIVEQLQEDGRRSYAEIGKAVGLSETATRQRVQKLQDAGILQIVAVTDPLQLGFARQAMIGVRVSGDTRVVAAEMAELPGVTYVVSTAGSFDLLVEVVCESDDDLIDLLNDRVRALPDVVSTETFVYLKLHRQLYNWGTR; encoded by the coding sequence ATGAGTTCCGCGACTGATCGCAGCGTCACCCTCGACCGCGTGTCGAAGGCGATCGTCGAGCAGTTGCAGGAAGACGGGCGGCGTTCCTACGCCGAGATCGGCAAAGCCGTCGGTCTCAGCGAGACCGCCACGCGACAGCGCGTGCAGAAGCTGCAGGATGCCGGCATCCTGCAGATCGTCGCCGTCACCGATCCGCTGCAACTCGGCTTCGCCCGCCAGGCGATGATCGGCGTGCGGGTGTCGGGAGACACCCGCGTCGTCGCGGCCGAGATGGCGGAACTGCCGGGCGTGACCTACGTGGTCTCCACCGCAGGGTCGTTCGATCTGCTCGTCGAGGTCGTCTGCGAGAGCGACGACGACCTCATCGATCTGCTGAACGACCGCGTCCGCGCCCTGCCCGACGTCGTCTCGACCGAGACGTTCGTCTACCTCAAGCTCCACCGACAGCTCTACAACTGGGGAACACGATGA
- a CDS encoding aspartate aminotransferase family protein: MTLLDTDHDAALQAKARDHLWMHFSRQSVMTDGPGVPIIVKGEGHHIFDSTGKRYIDGLAGLFVVNAGHGRRRIAQAAAKQAEELAFFPLWSYAHPAAIELAERLANLAPGDLNHVFFSTGGGEAVETAFKLAKQYWKTQGKPTKHKVISRAIAYHGTTQGALAITGLPVMKHMFEPVTPGGFRVSNTNYYRAEESGFGGGTPEEFGLWAADRIEQMIQFEGPETVAAVFLEPVQNAGGCFPAPAGYFQRVREICDRYDVLLVSDEVICAFGRLGHYFGASAYDYQPDMITFAKAVTSGYSPLGGTIISDRIYEPFAHGDASFPHGYTFGGHPVSAAVALENLDVFEEEGLLENVRTNSPLFRSTLEQLLDLPIVGDVRGDGYFFGIELVKDKATKETFDDDESERLLRGFLSKALFDAGLYCRADDRGDPVIQLAPPLTLGPAEFTEIEQILRSVLTEASNRL; the protein is encoded by the coding sequence ATGACCCTTCTCGACACCGACCACGACGCGGCCCTCCAGGCGAAGGCCCGCGACCATCTCTGGATGCACTTCTCCCGTCAGTCGGTGATGACCGACGGGCCCGGCGTGCCGATCATCGTCAAGGGCGAGGGTCACCACATCTTCGACTCCACCGGCAAGCGCTACATCGACGGGCTCGCGGGCCTGTTCGTCGTCAACGCCGGGCACGGACGCCGCCGCATCGCGCAGGCGGCGGCGAAGCAGGCCGAGGAGCTCGCGTTCTTCCCGCTCTGGTCGTACGCGCACCCCGCCGCGATCGAGCTCGCCGAGCGACTGGCGAACCTCGCCCCGGGCGACCTCAACCACGTCTTCTTCTCCACCGGCGGCGGCGAGGCGGTCGAGACCGCGTTCAAGCTCGCCAAGCAGTACTGGAAGACGCAGGGCAAGCCCACCAAGCACAAGGTCATCTCGCGCGCGATCGCCTACCACGGCACGACCCAGGGAGCCCTCGCGATCACCGGGCTGCCGGTGATGAAGCACATGTTCGAGCCGGTCACCCCCGGCGGCTTCCGGGTGTCGAACACGAACTACTACCGCGCCGAGGAGTCCGGTTTCGGCGGCGGGACCCCCGAGGAGTTCGGCCTGTGGGCCGCGGACCGCATCGAGCAGATGATCCAGTTCGAGGGGCCCGAGACCGTCGCCGCGGTCTTCCTCGAGCCCGTGCAGAACGCGGGCGGATGCTTCCCCGCCCCGGCCGGCTACTTCCAGCGGGTGCGCGAGATCTGCGACAGATACGACGTGCTGCTCGTCTCCGACGAGGTCATCTGCGCCTTCGGCCGCCTGGGCCACTACTTCGGCGCCTCGGCGTACGACTACCAGCCCGACATGATCACGTTCGCCAAGGCCGTGACCAGCGGATACTCCCCTCTCGGCGGCACGATCATCAGCGACCGGATCTACGAGCCCTTCGCCCACGGCGACGCCTCGTTCCCGCACGGCTACACCTTCGGCGGGCACCCCGTCTCGGCCGCAGTGGCGCTCGAGAACCTCGACGTGTTCGAGGAAGAGGGGCTGCTGGAGAACGTGCGGACGAACTCGCCGCTGTTCCGCTCCACGCTCGAGCAGCTGCTCGACCTGCCCATCGTCGGCGACGTGCGCGGCGACGGCTACTTCTTCGGCATCGAACTCGTCAAGGACAAGGCGACGAAAGAGACCTTCGACGACGACGAGTCCGAACGGCTGCTGCGCGGCTTCCTGTCGAAGGCCCTGTTCGACGCGGGCCTGTACTGCCGCGCCGACGACCGGGGCGACCCCGTCATCCAGCTCGCCCCTCCTCTGACCCTCGGCCCCGCCGAGTTCACCGAGATCGAGCAGATCCTCCGCTCGGTCCTCACCGAGGCGTCGAACCGCCTCTGA
- a CDS encoding helix-turn-helix domain-containing protein encodes MTRATDADEQRTVETLGAAVRDARKRLGLSVQALSEKAGVSFGLVSQLERGLGNPSLQSLQRLAGALGIPVAQLLDEPAVPLAVVTRAKRHIMPVAVDAPASQRAVRELLTPRGESMLQLIRSTLPVGFSNEASPFRHIGTETVTVESGVLVVCQADRRVELHAGDTVTYGCSEPHWWANGHDAETVVLGAVTPFER; translated from the coding sequence ATGACCAGAGCCACGGATGCCGATGAGCAGCGCACCGTCGAGACCCTCGGGGCCGCGGTGCGAGATGCCCGCAAGCGCCTCGGCCTGAGCGTTCAGGCTCTGTCCGAGAAGGCCGGCGTGAGCTTCGGCCTGGTCAGCCAGCTCGAGCGCGGACTCGGCAACCCCTCGCTGCAGTCGCTTCAACGGCTCGCCGGGGCTCTCGGCATCCCGGTCGCCCAGCTTCTCGACGAACCGGCCGTGCCGCTGGCCGTGGTCACCCGCGCGAAGCGTCACATCATGCCGGTCGCCGTCGACGCCCCGGCCTCGCAGCGCGCCGTCCGCGAGCTCCTGACGCCGCGCGGGGAGTCGATGCTGCAGCTGATCCGCTCGACGCTGCCCGTCGGGTTCTCGAACGAGGCGAGTCCGTTCCGCCACATCGGCACCGAGACGGTCACGGTCGAGTCCGGCGTGCTCGTGGTCTGTCAGGCCGACCGCCGGGTCGAACTCCACGCGGGCGACACCGTCACCTACGGCTGTTCCGAGCCGCACTGGTGGGCGAACGGCCACGACGCCGAGACGGTGGTGCTGGGCGCGGTCACCCCGTTCGAGCGGTGA
- a CDS encoding ABC transporter ATP-binding protein: protein MTVLSVRDLRVSIGENPIVRGLDFSVEREQTLGIVGESGSGKSMTVLAATGLIDAPGRRVSGSSILRTSPDAPGVELVGATDRTLRSVHGDAVGFVFQDPSTSLNPFLTAGRQIAESLEAHRGLTRRAAHTRAISLLEAVGIPDPASRVEAYPHQFSGGQRQRVMIAIALACDPALLVADEPTTALDVTTQAQIIDLVQQLQRDRGTAVVWISHDLGVIGQVADDVIVLRHGEAVEQRPLADVYADPQHAYTRELLGARPRVVAGAGPAPEPSARPLLAVENLDVRFAVQTPAGRRTVHAVDDVSFTVRRGTTLALVGESGSGKSTIANALTGLVAPHAGTATLADATGEGVRDALRAPRRERRRIAMVFQDPFASIDPRRTIADAIAEPLRVHRLGGGTAASRSARVRELLELVDLDPAFAARFPHELSGGQRQRVSIARALALEPELVILDEATASLDVSVQARVLALLRRLQVEQGLTYLFIAHDLAIVQQMSHDVVVLRGGRVVEAAPAPELFAHPREEYTRALLAAVPPDGPRARA from the coding sequence ATGACCGTTCTCAGCGTCCGCGACCTCCGCGTGTCGATCGGCGAGAACCCCATCGTTCGGGGACTCGACTTCTCGGTCGAGCGCGAGCAGACGCTCGGCATCGTCGGCGAGTCGGGCTCGGGCAAGTCCATGACCGTCCTCGCCGCGACCGGGCTCATCGACGCCCCGGGGCGCCGCGTGTCCGGCTCGAGCATTCTGCGGACGAGTCCGGATGCCCCAGGCGTCGAACTCGTCGGAGCGACCGACCGCACCCTCCGGTCGGTGCACGGCGACGCCGTCGGCTTTGTCTTCCAAGACCCCTCGACGTCGTTGAACCCCTTCCTCACGGCGGGCCGGCAGATCGCGGAGTCGCTCGAGGCGCATCGCGGACTCACCCGCCGGGCCGCGCACACCCGGGCGATCTCGCTGCTCGAGGCCGTCGGCATCCCGGATCCGGCGTCGCGGGTGGAGGCGTATCCGCACCAGTTCTCGGGCGGGCAGCGCCAGCGCGTCATGATCGCGATCGCGCTCGCGTGCGATCCCGCCCTGCTGGTCGCCGACGAGCCCACGACGGCTCTCGACGTGACCACGCAGGCGCAGATCATCGACCTCGTGCAGCAGTTGCAGCGCGATCGCGGCACCGCGGTCGTGTGGATCAGCCACGACCTCGGGGTCATCGGGCAGGTGGCCGACGACGTGATCGTGCTGCGCCACGGCGAGGCCGTCGAGCAGCGCCCCCTCGCCGACGTGTATGCCGATCCGCAACACGCCTACACGCGAGAGCTGCTCGGGGCACGACCCCGCGTGGTCGCCGGTGCGGGACCCGCGCCCGAGCCCTCGGCGCGGCCGCTCCTCGCCGTCGAGAATCTCGACGTGCGCTTCGCCGTGCAGACCCCCGCGGGCCGCCGCACGGTTCACGCGGTCGACGACGTCTCGTTCACCGTGCGCCGTGGGACGACCCTCGCGCTCGTGGGCGAGTCGGGCTCGGGCAAGTCGACGATCGCGAACGCGCTCACCGGACTCGTCGCCCCCCACGCGGGGACGGCGACCCTGGCGGATGCCACCGGCGAGGGCGTGCGCGACGCGCTGCGCGCCCCGCGTCGCGAGCGTCGGCGCATCGCGATGGTCTTCCAGGACCCCTTCGCCTCGATCGATCCGCGTCGCACGATCGCCGACGCGATCGCGGAACCCCTGCGCGTGCATCGCCTCGGCGGAGGGACGGCCGCGTCGCGCTCCGCGCGCGTGCGAGAGCTGCTCGAGCTCGTCGACCTCGATCCCGCCTTCGCGGCGCGCTTCCCGCACGAGCTGTCCGGCGGGCAGCGTCAGCGCGTGTCCATCGCGCGCGCTCTCGCGCTCGAGCCCGAGCTGGTCATCCTCGACGAGGCGACGGCATCCCTCGATGTGTCGGTGCAGGCGCGCGTGCTCGCGCTCCTGCGGCGGCTGCAGGTCGAGCAGGGGCTGACGTATCTCTTCATCGCGCACGACCTCGCGATCGTGCAGCAGATGAGTCACGACGTCGTGGTGCTGCGCGGCGGCCGGGTCGTCGAAGCGGCGCCCGCGCCCGAGCTGTTCGCGCACCCCCGTGAGGAGTACACGCGCGCGCTCCTCGCCGCGGTGCCGCCCGACGGCCCGAGGGCGCGCGCGTGA